A portion of the Babylonia areolata isolate BAREFJ2019XMU chromosome 16, ASM4173473v1, whole genome shotgun sequence genome contains these proteins:
- the LOC143290706 gene encoding uncharacterized protein LOC143290706, whose amino-acid sequence MGDSPKNNVGPVPPPRPTIIPSDLVSTVEQLQKDVGEQKILHEKLSADHKTLQKDHSELRQDFSAMKNHRATLETDNAYLKHEIGILRLYLKTFQEQDHRRLLEVHSLLREDQVGLKNEMDNIKAVQQAHQSAFSRSDTLQTQVASLQAEYRQLAGNLDKVKADVADLQMERINVVEHRQLQQSLGFLSSEMEALKTSLQQSWGFLSSEMEALKTSLQQVNDTLTTEVDNVKIDLEHIKTSLQQNKDTLTTVVDNTKIDREHMKTSLQQKDDTLTTEVDNVKIDFEHMKTLLQQKDDTLTTEVDNVKIDLEHMKTSLQQNQAILTTEVDNVKVDLEHMKKHTRFTPVAGLGGRLFSASVVNKDATQQGRPMRFRQVDQVSVEGVYCFNAADGTFTAPRAGLYSFAATVASRKPGKTVRGDILSVDGQQCVVQGDHRGQTGTLVAWLMAGQEVGVWAESPVKDYSDLDAVFNPPCDFSGTLLLLVPSPYDSVQSQGRETERERQRERERERERERERENGGEGRGWGDRERR is encoded by the exons ATGGGAGACAGTCCAAAAAATAATGTCGGGCCTGTTCCTCCACCAAGGCCAACAATCATTCCCAGTGACCTGGTTAGTACAGTTGAGCAACTACAAAAAGACGTGGGAGAACAGAAAATCTTGCATGAAAAACTGTCCGCTGACCATAAAACCCTGCAAAAGGATCACAGCGAGCTCAGACAAGACTTCTCAGCGATGAAAAACCACAGAGCCACTCTTGAAACGGACAATGCATATTTGAAACACGAGATCGGTATTCTGAGGCTGTACCTTAAAACATTCCAGGAGCAGGACCACAGAAGGCTTCTGGAAGTGCACAGCCTTCTTAGAGAGGATCAGGTGGGTCTGAAGAACGAGATGGACAACATCAAAGCCGTTCAGCAGGCGCACCAATCAGCCTTCAGTCGGTCAGACACACTTCAAACGCAAGTGGCAAGTCTGCAGGCGGAGTACAGGCAGCTGGCAGGGAACCTGGACAAGGTGAAGGCTGACGTTGCAGATCTTCAGATGGAGCGCATCAATGTGGTTGAACACCGCCAGCTGCAACAGAGCTTGGGCTTCTTGTCGTCAGAGATGGAGGCCCTGAAGACGTCACTGCAACAGAGCTGGGGCTTCTTGTCGTCAGAGATGGAGGCCCTGAAGACGTCACTGCAACAGGTCAATGACACACTGACTACTGAAGTGGACAACGTCAAAATAGACCTTGAACATATAAAGACGTCACTGCAACAGAACAAGGATACACTGACCACTGTAGTGGACAACACTAAAATAGACCGTGAACATATGAAGACGTCACTGCAACAGAAAGATGACACACTGACTACTGAAGTGGACAACGTCAAAATAGACTTTGAGCATATGAAGACGTTACTGCAACAGAAAGATGACACACTAACTACTGAAGTGGACAACGTCAAAATAGACCTTGAACATATGAAGACGTCACTGCAACAGAACCAGGCCATACTGACTACTGAAGTGGACAACGTCAAAGTAGACCTTGAACatatgaagaaacacacacgttTCACGCCCGTTGCAGGACTTGGCGGACGGCTGTTCTCCGCCAGCGTTGTGAACAAGGACGCAACACAGCAGGGAAGGCCCATGAGATTCAGGCAGGTGGACCAAGTCAGCGTGGAGGGTGTCTACTGCTTCAATGCGGCCGACGGCACATTCACGGCGCCGCGCGCGGGGCTCTACAGCTTCGCCGCTACAGTGGCGAGCCGCAAGCCGGGCAAGACCGTTCGTGGCGACATCCTGTCCGTTgacg GCCAGCAATGTGTGGTCCAAGGCGACCACCGGGGACAGACGGGGACCTTGGTGGCGTGGCTGATGGCGGGGCAGGAGGTAGGGGTCTGGGCGGAGAGTCCGGTGAAAGACTACAGTGACCTGGACGCCGTCTTCAATCCTCCCTGCGACTTCAGCGGAACGTTACTGCTGCTGGTTCCTTCTCCTTACGATAGTGTTCAAtcacaagggagagagacagagagagagagacagagagagagagagagagagagagagagagagagagagagagagaatgggggagagggacggggatggggggacagggagagaagatag